CCATCGCCGATATTACTTCCAGTGATTGCGATTGTTACGGCTTGTGTCTTGGTTATGGCCCGGAACGGAACTTGGATATCACAACATTCGTCCATCTGCATGTAAAATCGAGATTGACATGGTTTCACAATTACAGTCAACGACCCTGCTCCGGTTCCTCACACCTCGCCTTCGCACGGTAGCTACCACTGGTCTTTCGAGAGGTTCGTGTGACCGAGATCCCGGCATGATATACATGATAGTCTCCACGCGACACATACTGATGATAATAGACTCGTCTGCGTTGGTCTCGTCCCCCTGACCATCGCTCCCTTCGCCGCCGGCTCCCTCCACCCCGTCACCGATGCTGCTCTCTGCTCGCTCTTGGTCCTCCACTCGCACATTGGATTCCAGTACGTTATGCTGCTTTTACCAAGCGGGTTAGCATAAGGCTTACGCATAACAGGGCATCTATTATCGACTACTTCCCCAAGCAGCGTGTGCCCAAGACCCGGGCTCTCTGCAACTGGCTCTTGCGTCTTACCACCCTCACTACCGCCGTTGGATTGTACGAGCTAGAGACGAACGACGTTGGTATCACAGAGGGACTTCGGAGAATCTGGAAGGCATAAACTGATACCATAAACATTGTTCTTTCATTCTTGTTTTATTTCATTGAGTcgggattttttttttttgtatatTCACGTTGTAAAACTATCAATGCTCGTTTCCTATTTTCATTTATCCTTCCTAATCCTGACAAACCGATTCTCACTACCTGATTCCGTATCACTTGATGATGCTTCAAAAATTGCTGGAATCAGAGCAGCACGAGCAGGTTCATCGACGAGAGGCATTGAAATATATTCTTCAAATACCACTTGGGAGTCATTCAGTTTGATAACCTTGTCTTTCCGTAGACTCTCTGTAAGAGCCTTTAAGTCCTCAACGTCTTTGCCAAGCTTAGCGATTCTGGACGCATATAATGACATCACATGTCTCACAACGAAGTGGTCAGACTCCTGCCCAAACCCATTGATCAGATCATTGAAGTCTTCGTTCGCTTCAACAGCAGCTTCCAGCTTCTCCCTCAGATACTCAAAATACTCAGAAAACACCTCGTGATATGTACCAACCATAGGAAAGACCTCTCTGTCCAAGGCCAGAATCTTCCGAATATCAAGTGCGTCTTCAAAGACACTCATATACCGCCTCGCATGAGCTTCTAGGCCGCTCATTCCATACCCAGTCGCCACAATATAAGTCAGAACCGCTCGTCTATATTCCTCTTGTCGCCTCGCGATGCCATGGACAGATGGATCGTCCAGCGTTTGATAGCCCCCGGTGTAAAGGTAGTGGATTATTGTGTGGGCTAGCTCTTCATCGGCTCTGAAGAGGGACAGGATTGAGCTGTCATCACGCCCCAAGCGGGCAACGAGTAATGGAAATGGTTCGATGAGATGCCGCGGGGAGGAGGATTACGGGTTCCATCGTGTAGGGACTGAGATGGTTAGCTCTTCATCTAAACGGCTTGCCGCTAGAGCTCAAGTGGATAGGGCAACACACGATGTCTTTGGCTGGTGATATCCGGTGACTTGCCCATCACTGGGGTTTTCTTCCGCTCTATCATTTTCCATTTTGGCTTGCTCGTTAGTCAATTTACTCGTTGCCTATCTTTTTAAGGGGGATGTTAAATTGAATATATGAGCAAAAATCAGGACTAAGCGTCATTCGTGAAATAGATGACTCGCACATGATACAAATGTGACTAGCTCATAGATATGTCGCATGTTCAATATGCCGTCAAGACGGACAATCTATGTTTGAGCTTGACAGTCAAGCGTAAAATAGCTTCATATAATGCCCAATTAGGTTCGGTTTATTTTGGGTTCATCTCAGGAGGCAACGCCGAGTCTTGCGCTGACCCTGCCGCCCAGCGACTGATTCCACGCGAATATTAATATTCAAATAGGACCATTACTCCTCCTCCAACTcactcccctcctcctccccatcctcatcacccaaccgatcatcatcatccgccCTCGCCATAACCTTCTCAATAACTCTCAACGTAGTCTTCAACGGCAACCCAACCACGTTATCATAACTCCCCTCAATCCCCTCCACAAGAATACTCCCCAGCCCCTGAATTCCATACCCCCCGGCCTTATCGACCCCCTCCCTTGTCCGCACATACGCCAATATCAGCTCATCCGTAACACTGCCATCGAACCGCACCGAGGTCTCCTCAATCGCTGTCTCAACAGCATATCCCGGGTCCCGCGCACTAACCAGCGGCGCCATCGCAGCGATAGCAGTGTACACTTTATGATTCCTCGCGTTGCGCAGCGCTTTCAGCATGGCGATATGCCCCGCCTCTGAATGCGGTTTCTCGAGAATAGCGCCGCTGGAACTATCAACGACGATTGTATCCGCGGCGAGGATTAACCCCGGTTCACCTTTTTCTTCGTTCGCGATTTCCTGCTCATACACCGCGTGTGCCTTTTTCGAGGCCGTGGCTAGCACGTACTCGAACGGTTGGAGGGTCTTGGGGAGGTCTTCGGGGGTGTTGGAGGGGATGACTTCGATATTTGGGAGGCCGAGGAGGGACATGATTTGGCGGCGGCGAGGGGAGGCCGAGGCGAGGATTACGCGCTTGTTGCGGAGGTCGTTGAGGaaagggagggagaggggtgGTGGGCGTGGTAGAGGGGTGCGGGTTGGTGGTGCTGCTTCGTAGGTGGGAGGGGCGTCGATGGGGTCCATGTTGGATGTGAGTGCTTGTTTTTCGGACATTGTGTTTTGTCGGTTTGTTCTTTCTTATGGAGAGTATAACGGGGTATCTTGATGCAAATGGTTGAGAAAACAGAATTGACAGAACAATTATTGATGAAGGGATATCTCACTCGTCGATATCAGGGCGGTGAACCGATGATAACGAGCAACTTACGAACAACCCTATGGTCGGTAGAAAAgcaaaggagaaaaaaaaaaaaaaagcccgAGCAAATGAAAGCAAGTCATATCACAAATCGCGATGAAACATGGAGAATGGTTAGAAGTGTCTTGGCTGCTGAAGCGGAGGGAAGAATGTTACCTCCAGGTCAAGATATGGCATTTTCATGGCGCTGGTTGCTTGTAAATCATGTATGCCAGAGCAGTTGGCAGGAAATATTGTCAAGCTATCGTCACTGGCTCCTGCCCATCCATTTTCACTCAAAAAAGCACACACTGATGTCCACAACTTTTGTATTCTCCACCACCTGTTTGCCGCGCCAGGCTCTATGAATAGAGTAATACCGGATTTCTTGCCTGAAGCCACAAGCTCAACTCACCTTTCAATCTCTGCAAAGTATAGGCCTGAATCAGCAGGTGTAATGCAAGGTGCTGTGGTGTGGCTTGGTGTAGGGTTGCCCAACCCCAAACAGGCATGTCAGCAGCCGAGTTTCCAGTAGAAGGCAATACACTCACTTCTGGAGAGCACCTTTAGTAGCTTGACAGGCTGTTTGTTCCAGGGATATGTATTGATGTGGAAGATAGATCCAACGGGGTTTGCCATGACCTGTCGGAGGTAGTTGGCTTCGTGCATGTGCATTGCCCCCAAACGGTAGGTAACGATATTGAATAGTTTGTTCACTTCTGAGTCGGAGTACTCAGAATTACATTGCAGAATGCCTTTAAGTTTACCGTGGAGAGCAACGTTCGGCCCGCCACCGTCCGGACCGGGATAGACTTGCAGGTACTGGCGTGCAATCGATTGCGGCAACCTGTATTTGCTAGTGCCCCTAGTCTTTGTTTCATCACTAcccactttttttttttttctcaatGTCGAAGGGTGTAGGTGGGATCTCCCCCAGAGAAACCCACAACAGTCTATAGGCTGCTAGAGGGAGTCCAAGTCGCACTGCATGATTAACTTCCCAATCGTTGTCTTGCGCACCGAAGTGCAAATGCTGACTTGCACCAAGAAGGTGCATGTCGGTAATCGCCTCGAATATCGATCGACATAAGTCCATGTAAGTGGGATGAGTGGCTTCAGTAGAGTTCGTCTCAACGCCTGACAGACATTAGAGGATTGCGGAAGCAGCGTACCACTAGCGCGACCTAAGCTCAATTCTCTATTGCTTATGGGCCACGATTGCGAGGTCTTATCCTTGGCCGCAGCGGCGATCCCTGTTGCGTTCAGATAGTGGCCCGATTTCGTGACGTCCGGTAAAACGAGCCGCCCTCCAGAGTAACAGGAAGTGATAATCAGCGTCTTTAAAAGAAGCCTGTTCACGTCCCGAATATGTAGTAAGGGCGCTTCCTCGGGGCTGTTCCGCCCACAGCAACATCCGAcatgtcttcatcttcatgtCCAAAAATCAACAAAACCAGATGTTCGTCTTGGACATTTGCCACTTGGGCTTGCTCCCTGGCAATGTTTAGGTACCTTTCGAGTAGCTCATCAGAACCAGCCCCAATGAGATCCGGACGGACAAGCCAACTTCGTGAATAGCAATATGTCATAAGCAGGATGACTGATAAATCACTGGGAAGCAGTGTGATGATGTTTCTCATGAAGCCAGTATCATAACCAACAGTCACCCTGAGGTATCAAGATCCCCGTTGCCAAAAACCAGAAGAAGCAGCTCTTGGCTGCCGCGTGTGCAATCTGGGTTCATTCTCGAATTGTATTCAGGAAACTCTTATAAAGGTCCTTGCGCGGAACAAGACACAAATTTTCCATAGGAAGCATCGCTTCGCCCAAAACAATCCGTTGATTTCCCTAATATTCCCAATGCATGCACTGCTTGTACTTTCGGACCAGATCCTTGGGGTTCTCAGAGGTCAGCCAGAACTGATCAGCTTGGACAGAACCTAAATCTTTCGTCAGTTAAGCCCCATCTATTGAGGAGACAGGTATTCTTACAATTCTCTGATAGACAATGATCGAATATATAGAAATCCGACAAAGTGAGGACTGACAGTGTCGTTCGTGTCAGTAGCTCCACAAATTGCTATAACCCTGTTTCCAGGGACGAGGTCTTGGGGAGAGTGGGTAAGAAATTCCATCGTGGTTAGTTCTATTGTTGCGACCAAGTTAGTCCTTGATATTTGATGCATGTTGACTACGAAAGGTTCCACAGCCGAAGGCCATGAGTCACAAGAGGCATAATGATGGACAGTCTAGATAGAAAGATGTCATGGTAGCCTGAGTAGGTGACCCTAACCAATCCGCTGTATACGGAAGGCGGTATATTTATGCAAATATCGATAATGCAGCCAAGCACATTCTGCACAACTTTATAATGGCATCGAGATAAGGAATAATTGTTGAGTATGGGAATGATTAGAGAAAATAATAAATTCAGAAATTGGAGTATCCCACTCCATCCAACGCCTGTAGCACCGAGCCGAAAGCACAGAACACCCAGGTATAATTGCAGCACAAAAACACGCACGCCTCCGATTCCGAGTCGCTCCTCTAAATCCGTGGCCAGCTGAAAGCGGACCAACCCAATACCTATTGCAATCGTAAGAGCCACAACATTTGTTTGTAGTATATTAACTCCTGGCCCAAACCCGGCACGACATATAAAAAGGAAATTCGTCAATAATTGCACCGCAGACGCGTaaacaaagaagaaagagcgGGCACTGTCCCCGATTCCTTTTCACGGGGTTGGGCATGATACCGACGAACCTCGGCTCATCGTCCAGGCCGGCCGACGCAGAACGGAACAGCACTCCATCTGGTGAGCATAGTAGCCAAAGTCGTCACGGTCGAAGCGTTTCGTCAATGCGACCGCCTCTGCCTTCGATTTCAGCGATGAGCTCCTGTCGCTCCCGTAGTTGTAGACGCATGAATTCCACCGTCTTGTTCAACACGATGCTCTCACTCCGACCTTGGCCTTCTAAACCGGGGACCAGTTCGGTTAACCGATCAAACCCCTCTCGAATCGCAGCACGTCGTTTCTGCTCCGACGCGATGTGGttgcttttcttctcttgctCTGTCAGGCGCGGTTTGTCTTTATCGTTGGCCTGATTCGAAGACGCGATCTgtttggatgatgatggtgaacgGCCGGCCGGAGTCGACGAGCGGCggtcatcaccatcatctgCATTCATGGTGATGCTTCTGGGAGCAGGTGAATAAGATGGTTCTGATGAGCTTGAGGCACGCGATGTGGAAGGTAGTTGAGCGGATGGCATATCGGGATGAGTGGAACTGAAATCGGAGCCAAACCACGAGTTAGAttgtagtagtagtagtagtagtagtagcaaAAAAACTGAAGGATATTGTAAATCTTCTTCGACAAACAGtcaagaagaggagaagaaccCCTGAAGATAAACGCAGGCTCGACCAGGGCCCGACACAACGGCAAAACCCTGGTTCGAGAAGAAGCTCTGCGGAGAATTCAGTCGGTTGCCGCATCAGGAATAGCCAAGCCTTGTGGGACGGCTTCACGTCATCGACCGTTtccatgtctttcgccttgTCTCAACGCTGTCTTGTGCGCTCTCTGGTTTTTTCACGAACACTCTTGACCTGTGATTATTTAGGTGTCCTCTTACACCTGGGGGACTATTCACACTCTGGTTTATTCTCGCCTCGTCTCTGCGATCGCCCTCAATTGGCCCGATCTATGAACTATATGATCTCATACTAAACCGGTTGGATCGACGTCAACTCGCACAACATACAACATCCGCGATCGTTATACAACAGCGCGTCGCCATGAGCTCTGACACGGGTTTAGAGCCTCTGCACGGgtcatgctcatgtggccgtAATCGATATTTGATTCGAATTCCGGAAGATGTGACCGACCATGCGCGGATCTACTTCGATACCAGTTCTGACAACCGTAATGTTGCCATAGAAACTCTCTGGACATTTGGATGCCAACTAACGTCGTTGCTTCAACTTGAATACAGGTAGACACCATGGTACTCCTCTTACAGCATGGCTACGGGTCCCTTTGGACTGGTTCGAATCCCACACGCGATCCTACTTCCCCGACGAAACGCATAATACAATTCGTCGTACCTTCACACCTCACCACGCTCCACACACGCGGCGCAATTTCTGTGGATTTTGTGGCACACCGTTGACGTACTGGACTGAAGCGCCTCGAGACGAAGCAGAGTTCATGTCGGTGAGCATTGGCAGTCTCCACGGCAGAGACCAGCACTTGCTGGAGGACTTGGACCTGCTCCCTGGGTCTTCAGACGAAGAAGAATTGGAAGAAGAGTCTGAGGTCGATGAAGAAGTACCCGCCACTAGAGACCCAGCTCCAGTCTCTACTaccactgctgctgcgccatcgtcgtcctcgGTTGTCGTGCCCACGTTAGCAAGCGAACCCCTTCGAAGCTACCGTTACGGGACCATGAGTGGAATCCCTTGGTTTGAGGAGATGATCGAGGGAAGTCGACTGGGTCGTCTGATGAAATCTAGGCGTGGTATGGGAGTGAGTGACGACGACTCTACGAAGTTCGCGTGGGAGGTTAGTGAGTGGCATGATGATGGAACTACTGGTGCCATCCGACAGACGCAATCTTCCACCTTCCGTAGCAGCTCTGGGAAGAGGAAACGAAGCTTTCGAGGTGACGCGGGTGTCGGCAGCTCGCGACAAAAGCGAAGGGAGTCTCCTTGATGGGTCCTCGATGGGCTTTCTGCTTGGCTTTGATGGGAATGGTCAATATGGGCAAGTCTTCGATATGTCTCCCTCTGAGTTACTGGAAAATTTTGATCGCCATGTAAGATAAGAAGAGTTAGAGTAATTTACCATGAAGTACACATGAGAAAGCCATTCCAAGAAATAAAATTCTATTCTGAGCAGTGGATAGGCACACAGGTGTATTTCCTTTCTCACAGCTTGAGATACCAATTTAGGGATTCAGGCTCGCTTAGCATGTCTTTCAAAGAGGATCAGTGAAGGGCATCACACATTCATCCACATTCAAAAAGACATTCTCCATACTCAACTattttctctccttctttAAACAAAGATTCTCTTTCTATTCTTCATATTCTAGCAGTTGACCCCTTCTCAACTACAGCATCAAGTCTTAGGGCTTCCTCCACATCGACAGACCTGTTGTCTGTCAGTTTCTTCACAGTACAGACACTGGCTTGTTGTCAAAGAGCATTGTCTTGCAGTATTGTTCGTGCCATTGTGAGTATCTCCTCAGCTAGAATGATGCAGCAGGCTATTAATAATATGAGGAATGAAGCCCAGAGGTACACGATGGCGAGTCCCAAGATGAAGCACGAAAAGTCTTTCCCAAACCTACGAAAAAAGCTCTCGAGCTCTGTCAACGACCCTCCTCCAGAGCCCTTACAATCTTCAAGCACTACACCGCGCCCCAGAAGACCTGCAGCTCCCCTGATAGACAAAACGAGGAACAGAAAAACCACTGTAACCGCAGCTCGACCAAAGCCATTTTGCTTGCCAATGTCCCCCGGAGGCCCCCATGATCCCCGTGATGCAAAAGGACCCAGGTTCATGTGTCTCGAACAAGCGCAGCGTATCCAGAAGGTTGAGTATCGACCGCCTCCCAAGTGTACCGGCCCCAAGTATCCGACCATCATGGGGGTGACGCCTAATCGACTGAAGCCGAAACCGAAGGTGGCCGAGGTGAAGAAGCGGGAGAATAGGCGGACGAGGGCTT
This Aspergillus chevalieri M1 DNA, chromosome 3, nearly complete sequence DNA region includes the following protein-coding sequences:
- a CDS encoding uncharacterized protein (COG:K;~EggNog:ENOG410PRHB;~InterPro:IPR011598,IPR036638;~PFAM:PF00010;~go_function: GO:0046983 - protein dimerization activity [Evidence IEA]), giving the protein MPSAQLPSTSRASSSSEPSYSPAPRSITMNADDGDDRRSSTPAGRSPSSSKQIASSNQANDKDKPRLTEQEKKSNHIASEQKRRAAIREGFDRLTELVPGLEGQGRSESIVLNKTVEFMRLQLRERQELIAEIEGRGGRIDETLRP
- a CDS encoding uncharacterized protein (COG:S;~EggNog:ENOG410PNQZ;~InterPro:IPR011057); the protein is MSSDTGLEPLHGSCSCGRNRYLIRIPEDVTDHARIYFDTSSDNRRHHGTPLTAWLRVPLDWFESHTRSYFPDETHNTIRRTFTPHHAPHTRRNFCGFCGTPLTYWTEAPRDEAEFMSVSIGSLHGRDQHLLEDLDLLPGSSDEEELEEESEVDEEVPATRDPAPVSTTTAAAPSSSSVVVPTLASEPLRSYRYGTMSGIPWFEEMIEGSRLGRLMKSRRGMGVSDDDSTKFAWEVSEWHDDGTTGAIRQTQSSTFRSSSGKRKRSFRGDAGVGSSRQKRRESP
- the SDH4 gene encoding CybS family protein (COG:C;~EggNog:ENOG410PNQN;~InterPro:IPR034804,IPR007992;~PFAM:PF05328;~go_component: GO:0005740 - mitochondrial envelope [Evidence IEA];~go_component: GO:0016020 - membrane [Evidence IEA];~go_component: GO:0016021 - integral component of membrane [Evidence IEA]) — its product is MASIARQSTLLRQSCLSAIRAPLVNRNAAGMSQMVAFHASAKKQILPPLPQTIQGTVNDPAPVPHTSPSHGSYHWSFERLVCVGLVPLTIAPFAAGSLHPVTDAALCSLLVLHSHIGFQASIIDYFPKQRVPKTRALCNWLLRLTTLTTAVGLYELETNDVGITEGLRRIWKA
- a CDS encoding nucleotide diphosphatase (BUSCO:EOG092643IE;~COG:D;~EggNog:ENOG410PJZR;~InterPro:IPR029001,IPR003697;~PFAM:PF02545;~go_function: GO:0047429 - nucleoside-triphosphate diphosphatase activity [Evidence IEA]) — translated: MSEKQALTSNMDPIDAPPTYEAAPPTRTPLPRPPPLSLPFLNDLRNKRVILASASPRRRQIMSLLGLPNIEVIPSNTPEDLPKTLQPFEYVLATASKKAHAVYEQEIANEEKGEPGLILAADTIVVDSSSGAILEKPHSEAGHIAMLKALRNARNHKVYTAIAAMAPLVSARDPGYAVETAIEETSVRFDGSVTDELILAYVRTREGVDKAGGYGIQGLGSILVEGIEGSYDNVVGLPLKTTLRVIEKVMARADDDDRLGDEDGEEEGSELEEE